A single genomic interval of Juglans regia cultivar Chandler chromosome 1, Walnut 2.0, whole genome shotgun sequence harbors:
- the LOC108993563 gene encoding zinc finger protein GAI-ASSOCIATED FACTOR 1-like isoform X3 — protein sequence MCASRRDSFMTHGAFCDALAEENNKVNQELINNDGSNIQAQMPELMSSMPMNMTTNTSLNGASNFNNSDHKNQLKSLSQDPVLSMPMNMTGGMFSTSSGTLFGGPRTSSSSSLQLSSNSSSGAFHHLLESKKGCQIFGSAHMSATALLQKAAQIGATGSNSTINSPMIHKSFAGSMVGHDHQHSSSSRPPYTSVIQQHSTAYDYLKRLVHDTECIGLPKEYEKVHQR from the exons ATGTGTGCGAGCAGGAGAGATAGCTTTATGACCCACGGGGCTTTTTGTGATGCATTAGCCGAAGAAAACAACAAAGTAAACCAGGAACTAATCAACAACGATGGATCAAACATTCAGGCACAGATGCCTGAGCTCATGTCATCTATGCCCATGAATATGACCACTAATACATCCCTTAATGGAGCATCCAACTTCAACAATTCAGACCACAAGAACCAGCTCAAATCCCTCTCTCAAGATCCAGTACTCTCAATGCCTATGAACATGACAGGAGGCATGTTCTCAACCAGTTCTGGTACTCTCTTTGGTGGTCCAAGAACCTCCTCTTCTTCAAGCCTTCAGCTCAGTTCCAACAGCTCCTCTGGGGCCTTCCATCACCTTCTAGAAAGTAAAAAGGGGTGCCAAATATTCGGTTCTGCTCACATGTCAGCAACAGCCTTGTTGCAAAAAGCAGCCCAAATAGGAGCCACGGGAAGCAATAGTACTATAAACTCTCCCATGATACACAAGAGCTTTGCTGGTAGCATGGTTGGTCATGATCACCAGCATTCTTCTTCCAGTAGACCACCATACACAAGTGTCATCCAGCAGCATAGCACTGCATATGATTACTTAAAAAGACTAGTGCATGATACTGAATGCATAGGACTACCAAAGGAGTATGAGAAAGTCCACCAAAG GTAA
- the LOC108993563 gene encoding zinc finger protein GAI-ASSOCIATED FACTOR 1-like isoform X1, with the protein MCASRRDSFMTHGAFCDALAEENNKVNQELINNDGSNIQAQMPELMSSMPMNMTTNTSLNGASNFNNSDHKNQLKSLSQDPVLSMPMNMTGGMFSTSSGTLFGGPRTSSSSSLQLSSNSSSGAFHHLLESKKGCQIFGSAHMSATALLQKAAQIGATGSNSTINSPMIHKSFAGSMVGHDHQHSSSSRPPYTSVIQQHSTAYDYLKRLVHDTECIGLPKEYEKVHQRYFCGLCWYLYGLCWYFVDCVGICIDCVDIFVDCVGIYMGLCWYFVDCVGACVAQY; encoded by the coding sequence ATGTGTGCGAGCAGGAGAGATAGCTTTATGACCCACGGGGCTTTTTGTGATGCATTAGCCGAAGAAAACAACAAAGTAAACCAGGAACTAATCAACAACGATGGATCAAACATTCAGGCACAGATGCCTGAGCTCATGTCATCTATGCCCATGAATATGACCACTAATACATCCCTTAATGGAGCATCCAACTTCAACAATTCAGACCACAAGAACCAGCTCAAATCCCTCTCTCAAGATCCAGTACTCTCAATGCCTATGAACATGACAGGAGGCATGTTCTCAACCAGTTCTGGTACTCTCTTTGGTGGTCCAAGAACCTCCTCTTCTTCAAGCCTTCAGCTCAGTTCCAACAGCTCCTCTGGGGCCTTCCATCACCTTCTAGAAAGTAAAAAGGGGTGCCAAATATTCGGTTCTGCTCACATGTCAGCAACAGCCTTGTTGCAAAAAGCAGCCCAAATAGGAGCCACGGGAAGCAATAGTACTATAAACTCTCCCATGATACACAAGAGCTTTGCTGGTAGCATGGTTGGTCATGATCACCAGCATTCTTCTTCCAGTAGACCACCATACACAAGTGTCATCCAGCAGCATAGCACTGCATATGATTACTTAAAAAGACTAGTGCATGATACTGAATGCATAGGACTACCAAAGGAGTATGAGAAAGTCCACCAAAGGTATTTTTGTGGACTGTGTTGGTATTTATATGGACTGTGTTGGTATTTTGTGGACTGTGTTGGTATTTGTATAGACTGTGTTGATATTTTTGTAGACTGTGTTGGTATTTATATGGGGCTGTGTTGGTATTTTGTGGACTGTGTTGGTGCGTGTGTTGCTCAATACTAA
- the LOC108993563 gene encoding zinc finger protein JACKDAW-like isoform X2, which translates to MTHGAFCDALAEENNKVNQELINNDGSNIQAQMPELMSSMPMNMTTNTSLNGASNFNNSDHKNQLKSLSQDPVLSMPMNMTGGMFSTSSGTLFGGPRTSSSSSLQLSSNSSSGAFHHLLESKKGCQIFGSAHMSATALLQKAAQIGATGSNSTINSPMIHKSFAGSMVGHDHQHSSSSRPPYTSVIQQHSTAYDYLKRLVHDTECIGLPKEYEKVHQRYFCGLCWYLYGLCWYFVDCVGICIDCVDIFVDCVGIYMGLCWYFVDCVGACVAQY; encoded by the coding sequence ATGACCCACGGGGCTTTTTGTGATGCATTAGCCGAAGAAAACAACAAAGTAAACCAGGAACTAATCAACAACGATGGATCAAACATTCAGGCACAGATGCCTGAGCTCATGTCATCTATGCCCATGAATATGACCACTAATACATCCCTTAATGGAGCATCCAACTTCAACAATTCAGACCACAAGAACCAGCTCAAATCCCTCTCTCAAGATCCAGTACTCTCAATGCCTATGAACATGACAGGAGGCATGTTCTCAACCAGTTCTGGTACTCTCTTTGGTGGTCCAAGAACCTCCTCTTCTTCAAGCCTTCAGCTCAGTTCCAACAGCTCCTCTGGGGCCTTCCATCACCTTCTAGAAAGTAAAAAGGGGTGCCAAATATTCGGTTCTGCTCACATGTCAGCAACAGCCTTGTTGCAAAAAGCAGCCCAAATAGGAGCCACGGGAAGCAATAGTACTATAAACTCTCCCATGATACACAAGAGCTTTGCTGGTAGCATGGTTGGTCATGATCACCAGCATTCTTCTTCCAGTAGACCACCATACACAAGTGTCATCCAGCAGCATAGCACTGCATATGATTACTTAAAAAGACTAGTGCATGATACTGAATGCATAGGACTACCAAAGGAGTATGAGAAAGTCCACCAAAGGTATTTTTGTGGACTGTGTTGGTATTTATATGGACTGTGTTGGTATTTTGTGGACTGTGTTGGTATTTGTATAGACTGTGTTGATATTTTTGTAGACTGTGTTGGTATTTATATGGGGCTGTGTTGGTATTTTGTGGACTGTGTTGGTGCGTGTGTTGCTCAATACTAA
- the LOC108993565 gene encoding pectinesterase-like: MAFQDFDQITERRRAERQQRIRKRIMVGAVSAFAFVVLVAGGGFAVASNSSHGGTQPAAQADDQQRPATTGISHVSRVIKLVCNSTDYEQECENTLTKAVKTNPNLSQPKDLLKTSILAIADEIEKAMTKTTTFQFNTPSEKAAFEDCKVLVKDAMEELKESVSKVGNNSLGSLSSTTPDLNNWLSAVMSYQQTCIDGFPKGKLKDDMEKVLNVSKELTSNSLAMISELSSFLSTFQVPGHSRRLLTQESSSPTMDNDGFPTWMTNEFRRMLKEKADKPKPNVTVAKDGSGDYKTISEALAAMPEKYKGRYVIYVKEGIYEETVNVTKKMVNVTMYGDGSRKSIITGSKNFVDGLTTFKTATFVALGEGFIGKAMGFRNTAGPEKHQAVAARVQADRSVFINCRFEGYQDTLYAQTHRQFYRSCVIAGTVDFIFGDAAVVFQNCMIVVRKPLPNQQNIVTAQGRTDKRETTGIVLQNCRILPDKKLVPVKSTIRSYLGRPWKEYSRTIVMESTIEDIIHPDGWLPWEGDFALKTLYYAEFNNKGPGAKVDARVKWSGYKVIKRQEATKYTVEPFLQGGSWIKATGVQVHFGLYN, encoded by the exons ATGGCATTTCAAGATTTTGATCAGATAACGGAACGCCGTAGAGCTGAGAGGCAGCAAAGGATCAGGAAGAGGATTATGGTTGGTGCAGTTTCGGCGTTTGCCTTTGTTGTTCTTGTTGCCGGTGGAGGCTTTGCGGTAGCTTCTAACTCCAGCCATGGTGGTACCCAACCTGCAGCTCAAGCTGATGATCAACAACGTCCTGCGACGACGGGGATTTCGCATGTTAGTCGTGTTATAAAATTGGTTTGTAACTCTACAGATTATGAGCAAGAGTGTGAGAATACCCTTACCAAGGCCGTGAAAACAAACCCTAATTTATCTCAACCTAAAGACCTTCTCAAGACTTCAATATTGGCAATTGCGGATGAGATTGAAAAGGCCATGACCAAGACCACGACGTTTCAGTTCAACACCCCATCAGAGAAAGCAGCATTCGAAGATTGTAAGGTACTCGTGAAGGACGCCATGGAGGAATTAAAAGAGTCCGTCTCCAAAGTTGGCAACAATAGCTTGGGAAGCCTATCCTCGACAACCCCCGACTTGAACAATTGGCTGAGTGCTGTCATGTCTTACCAACAAACATGCATTGATGGTTTTCCTAAAGGAAAGTTGAAGGATGACATGGAAAAGGTCCTCAATGTTTCCAAGGAACTAACCAGCAATTCCCTCGCCATGATCTCAGAGCTATCATCGTTCCTGTCCACATTCCAGGTACCAGGACATAGCCGTCGCCTTTTGACACAGGAATCTAGCTCACCGACCATGGATAATGACGGATTTCCCACCTGGATGACCAATGAGTTCCGGAGGATGTTGAAGGAAAAAGCTGATAAGCCCAAACCCAATGTAACTGTGGCAAAAGACGGTAGTGGAGACTACAAAACAATTTCAGAGGCATTGGCAGCCATGCCGGAGAAATATAAAGGACG ATATGTTATCTACGTTAAAGAAGGAATATATGAGGAGACTGTGAACGTAACAAAGAAGATGGTCAATGTCACAATGTACGGTGATGGATCGCGAAAGAGCATCATCACTGGAAGCAAAAATTTTGTCGATGGATTAACCACTTTCAAAACTGCAACTTTTG TGGCCTTAGGAGAAGGCTTTATAGGCAAAGCTATGGGATTTAGAAACACTGCTGGCCCAGAAAAGCACCAGGCAGTGGCTGCAAGAGTCCAAGCAGATCGTTCAGTTTTCATCAACTGTCGTTTTGAAGGGTACCAAGACACCTTGTACGCACAAACCCATCGCCAATTCTACCGAAGCTGTGTGATTGCTGGAACTGTTGACTTCATTTTCGGTGATGCAGCCGTTGTATTCCAAAACTGCATGATTGTGGTGAGGAAACCTTTGCCAAACCAACAAAACATAGTCACAGCACAAGGAAGGACTGACAAGCGTGAAACCACGGGAATAGTTCTGCAAAATTGTCGCATTTTGCCTGACAAGAAACTCGTACCTGTAAAGTCAACGATCAGGAGTTACCTTGGGAGGCCATGGAAGGAATACTCAAGAACCATCGTGATGGAATCAACAATTGAAGACATTATTCACCCAGATGGGTGGCTGCCATGGGAAGGAGACTTTGCACTCAAGACCCTATATTATGCTGAATTTAACAACAAAGGACCTGGGGCCAAGGTTGATGCCAGGGTCAAATGGTCTGGTTACAAGGTCATTAAAAGGCAAGAGGCAACCAAGTATACAGTAGAGCCTTTCTTACAAGGGGGGTCTTGGATCAAGGCAACTGGAGTTCAAGTTCACTTCGGTTTATATAATTAA